From a region of the Triticum aestivum cultivar Chinese Spring chromosome 7D, IWGSC CS RefSeq v2.1, whole genome shotgun sequence genome:
- the LOC123164772 gene encoding dihydrolipoyllysine-residue acetyltransferase component 2 of pyruvate dehydrogenase complex, mitochondrial isoform X2 gives MALLLRHSRKLRRVHVVLDCERGSIARHFSVAAAKEDAVSSSSVHGEYGKKVGRSSIFLDRQSDKDLHTFKVSSREAGGSYSSKRMPIAATGVNSLFSCGQVVSARHFSSGADLPPHEAIGMPSLSPTMTEGNIARWVKKEGDKVSPGEVLCEVETDKATVEMECMEEGYLAKIVCGDGAKEIKVGEIIAITVEEEGDIEKFKDYKASSSAAAPAESKPQSEPVEPKEEKKEVSKAPEPTATKTEESSQSGDRLFSSPVARKLAEDNNVPLSSLKGTGPDGRILKADIEDYLSKGSKKEAAAAPGLGYVDLPNTQIRKVTANRLLQSKQTIPHYYLTVDSRVDKLIKLRSELNPMQDASGGKKISINDLVIKAAALALRKVPACNSSWMNDFIRQYHNVNINVAVQTEHGLFVPVVRDADKKGLATIADEVKQLALRAKDNSLKPEDYEGGTFTVSNLGGPFGIKQFCAIVNPPQSAILAIGSAEKRVVPGAAEGQYEIGSFMSATLSCDHRVIDGAMGAEWLKAFKGYLEDPTTMLL, from the exons atggcgctCCTCCTCCGCCACTCCCGCAAG CTGCGAAGAGTGCACGTCGTCCTGGACTGCGAGCGCGGGAGCATCGCCCGACACTTCTCTGTCGCCGCTGCAAAAGAAGACG CTGTCTCAAGTTCTAGTGTTCATGGGGAGTACGGGAAAAAGGTTGGAAGGTCGAGCATTTTCCTAGACAGGCAGTCTGATAAAGATCTCCATACCTTCAAG GTATCATCACGAGAAGCAGGGGGAAGCTACAGCTCCAAACGGATGCCAATTGCTGCTACTGGGGTCAATAGCTTGTTCTCATG TGGACAGGTAGTTTCGGCCAGACATTTTTCAAGTGGGGCAG ATTTGCCACCGCATGAGGCAATCGGGATGCCTTCTCTTTCTCCTACCATGACCGAG GGAAATATTGCAAGGTGGGTGAAGAAGGAAGGAGACAAAGTTTCACCTGGTGAAGTTCTTTGCGAAGTGGAAACC GATAAAGCTACCGTGGAGATGGAATGCATGGAGGAAGGCTATCTTGCTAAGATTGTTTGTGGAGATGGCGCAAAAGAGATTAAAGTTGGCGAG attattgccaTAACTGTGGAAGAGGAGGGTGATATTGAGAAATTTAAGGATTACAAGGCTTCGTCTTCAGCTGCAGCTCCAGCTGAATCAAAACCCCAATCTGAGCCTGTGGAaccaaaagaagagaagaaagaggtTTCCAAGGCCCCCGAGCCAACAGCTACAAAGACTGAAGAATCTTCTCAGTCAGGGGATCGCTTATTCTCCAGTCCTGTTGCCAGAAAGTTGGCGGAAGACAACAAT GTACCGCTTTCAAGCTTAAAAGGTACTGGTCCAGATGGGCGTATTTTGAAGGCAGACATTGAGGATTACTTGT CCAAGGGTTCGAAGAAGGAAGCTGCAGCAGCTCCAGGACTAGGTTATGTGGATCTTCCAAATACACAAATACGGAAG GTTACTGCAAACCGCCTGCTGCAATCTAAGCAGACTATCCCTCACTACTATCTGACAGTTGATAGCCGTGTTGACAAACTTATCAA ATTGCGGAGTGAGTTGAACCCGATGCAGGATGCATCTGGTGGGAAGAAGATATCTATTAATGATCTTGTTATTAAG GCTGCAGCATTGGCTCTTCGTAAGGTTCCTGCCTGTAACAGTTCCTGGATGAATGATTTTATTCGCCA GTATCACAACGTGAACATTAATGTTGCTGTACAGACTGAGCACGGTTTGTTTGTTCCAGTAGTTAGG GACGCAGACAAGAAAGGCTTGGCCACTATTGCTGATGAGGTGAAGCAGTTGGCTCTAAGAGCAAAGGATAACAGTCTAAAACCAGAAGATTATGAG GGTGGCACTTTCACCGTCTCTAATCTGGGAGGCCCTTTCGGAATCAAGCAATTCTGCGCCATCGTAAACCCTCCTCAATCGGCAATCTTGGCCATCGGCTCTG CTGAGAAGAGGGTAGTCCCCGGGGCGGCTGAGGGCCAGTACGAAATCGGGTCCTTCATGTCAGCCACGCTAAGCTGCGACCACCGGGTCATCGACG GTGCCATGGGTGCGGAATGGCTAAAGGCATTCAAGGGCTACCTCGAGGACCCGACGACCATGCTGCTGTAG
- the LOC123164772 gene encoding dihydrolipoyllysine-residue acetyltransferase component 3 of pyruvate dehydrogenase complex, mitochondrial isoform X3 — translation MALLLRHSRKLRRVHVVLDCERGSIARHFSVAAAKEDAVSSSSVHGEYGKKVGRSSIFLDRQSDKDLHTFKVSSREAGGSYSSKRMPIAATGVNSLFSCGQVVSARHFSSGADLPPHEAIGMPSLSPTMTEGNIARWVKKEGDKVSPGEVLCEVETDKATVEMECMEEGYLAKIVCGDGAKEIKVGEIIAITVEEEGDIEKFKDYKASSSAAAPAESKPQSEPVEPKEEKKEVSKAPEPTATKTEESSQSGDRLFSSPVARKLAEDNNVPLSSLKASAAKGSKKEAAAAPGLGYVDLPNTQIRKVTANRLLQSKQTIPHYYLTVDSRVDKLIKLRSELNPMQDASGGKKISINDLVIKAAALALRKVPACNSSWMNDFIRQYHNVNINVAVQTEHGLFVPVVRDADKKGLATIADEVKQLALRAKDNSLKPEDYEGGTFTVSNLGGPFGIKQFCAIVNPPQSAILAIGSAEKRVVPGAAEGQYEIGSFMSATLSCDHRVIDGAMGAEWLKAFKGYLEDPTTMLL, via the exons atggcgctCCTCCTCCGCCACTCCCGCAAG CTGCGAAGAGTGCACGTCGTCCTGGACTGCGAGCGCGGGAGCATCGCCCGACACTTCTCTGTCGCCGCTGCAAAAGAAGACG CTGTCTCAAGTTCTAGTGTTCATGGGGAGTACGGGAAAAAGGTTGGAAGGTCGAGCATTTTCCTAGACAGGCAGTCTGATAAAGATCTCCATACCTTCAAG GTATCATCACGAGAAGCAGGGGGAAGCTACAGCTCCAAACGGATGCCAATTGCTGCTACTGGGGTCAATAGCTTGTTCTCATG TGGACAGGTAGTTTCGGCCAGACATTTTTCAAGTGGGGCAG ATTTGCCACCGCATGAGGCAATCGGGATGCCTTCTCTTTCTCCTACCATGACCGAG GGAAATATTGCAAGGTGGGTGAAGAAGGAAGGAGACAAAGTTTCACCTGGTGAAGTTCTTTGCGAAGTGGAAACC GATAAAGCTACCGTGGAGATGGAATGCATGGAGGAAGGCTATCTTGCTAAGATTGTTTGTGGAGATGGCGCAAAAGAGATTAAAGTTGGCGAG attattgccaTAACTGTGGAAGAGGAGGGTGATATTGAGAAATTTAAGGATTACAAGGCTTCGTCTTCAGCTGCAGCTCCAGCTGAATCAAAACCCCAATCTGAGCCTGTGGAaccaaaagaagagaagaaagaggtTTCCAAGGCCCCCGAGCCAACAGCTACAAAGACTGAAGAATCTTCTCAGTCAGGGGATCGCTTATTCTCCAGTCCTGTTGCCAGAAAGTTGGCGGAAGACAACAAT GTACCGCTTTCAAGCTTAAAAG CTTCTGCAGCCAAGGGTTCGAAGAAGGAAGCTGCAGCAGCTCCAGGACTAGGTTATGTGGATCTTCCAAATACACAAATACGGAAG GTTACTGCAAACCGCCTGCTGCAATCTAAGCAGACTATCCCTCACTACTATCTGACAGTTGATAGCCGTGTTGACAAACTTATCAA ATTGCGGAGTGAGTTGAACCCGATGCAGGATGCATCTGGTGGGAAGAAGATATCTATTAATGATCTTGTTATTAAG GCTGCAGCATTGGCTCTTCGTAAGGTTCCTGCCTGTAACAGTTCCTGGATGAATGATTTTATTCGCCA GTATCACAACGTGAACATTAATGTTGCTGTACAGACTGAGCACGGTTTGTTTGTTCCAGTAGTTAGG GACGCAGACAAGAAAGGCTTGGCCACTATTGCTGATGAGGTGAAGCAGTTGGCTCTAAGAGCAAAGGATAACAGTCTAAAACCAGAAGATTATGAG GGTGGCACTTTCACCGTCTCTAATCTGGGAGGCCCTTTCGGAATCAAGCAATTCTGCGCCATCGTAAACCCTCCTCAATCGGCAATCTTGGCCATCGGCTCTG CTGAGAAGAGGGTAGTCCCCGGGGCGGCTGAGGGCCAGTACGAAATCGGGTCCTTCATGTCAGCCACGCTAAGCTGCGACCACCGGGTCATCGACG GTGCCATGGGTGCGGAATGGCTAAAGGCATTCAAGGGCTACCTCGAGGACCCGACGACCATGCTGCTGTAG
- the LOC123164772 gene encoding dihydrolipoyllysine-residue acetyltransferase component 2 of pyruvate dehydrogenase complex, mitochondrial isoform X1 has translation MALLLRHSRKLRRVHVVLDCERGSIARHFSVAAAKEDAVSSSSVHGEYGKKVGRSSIFLDRQSDKDLHTFKVSSREAGGSYSSKRMPIAATGVNSLFSCGQVVSARHFSSGADLPPHEAIGMPSLSPTMTEGNIARWVKKEGDKVSPGEVLCEVETDKATVEMECMEEGYLAKIVCGDGAKEIKVGEIIAITVEEEGDIEKFKDYKASSSAAAPAESKPQSEPVEPKEEKKEVSKAPEPTATKTEESSQSGDRLFSSPVARKLAEDNNVPLSSLKGTGPDGRILKADIEDYLSSAAKGSKKEAAAAPGLGYVDLPNTQIRKVTANRLLQSKQTIPHYYLTVDSRVDKLIKLRSELNPMQDASGGKKISINDLVIKAAALALRKVPACNSSWMNDFIRQYHNVNINVAVQTEHGLFVPVVRDADKKGLATIADEVKQLALRAKDNSLKPEDYEGGTFTVSNLGGPFGIKQFCAIVNPPQSAILAIGSAEKRVVPGAAEGQYEIGSFMSATLSCDHRVIDGAMGAEWLKAFKGYLEDPTTMLL, from the exons atggcgctCCTCCTCCGCCACTCCCGCAAG CTGCGAAGAGTGCACGTCGTCCTGGACTGCGAGCGCGGGAGCATCGCCCGACACTTCTCTGTCGCCGCTGCAAAAGAAGACG CTGTCTCAAGTTCTAGTGTTCATGGGGAGTACGGGAAAAAGGTTGGAAGGTCGAGCATTTTCCTAGACAGGCAGTCTGATAAAGATCTCCATACCTTCAAG GTATCATCACGAGAAGCAGGGGGAAGCTACAGCTCCAAACGGATGCCAATTGCTGCTACTGGGGTCAATAGCTTGTTCTCATG TGGACAGGTAGTTTCGGCCAGACATTTTTCAAGTGGGGCAG ATTTGCCACCGCATGAGGCAATCGGGATGCCTTCTCTTTCTCCTACCATGACCGAG GGAAATATTGCAAGGTGGGTGAAGAAGGAAGGAGACAAAGTTTCACCTGGTGAAGTTCTTTGCGAAGTGGAAACC GATAAAGCTACCGTGGAGATGGAATGCATGGAGGAAGGCTATCTTGCTAAGATTGTTTGTGGAGATGGCGCAAAAGAGATTAAAGTTGGCGAG attattgccaTAACTGTGGAAGAGGAGGGTGATATTGAGAAATTTAAGGATTACAAGGCTTCGTCTTCAGCTGCAGCTCCAGCTGAATCAAAACCCCAATCTGAGCCTGTGGAaccaaaagaagagaagaaagaggtTTCCAAGGCCCCCGAGCCAACAGCTACAAAGACTGAAGAATCTTCTCAGTCAGGGGATCGCTTATTCTCCAGTCCTGTTGCCAGAAAGTTGGCGGAAGACAACAAT GTACCGCTTTCAAGCTTAAAAGGTACTGGTCCAGATGGGCGTATTTTGAAGGCAGACATTGAGGATTACTTGT CTTCTGCAGCCAAGGGTTCGAAGAAGGAAGCTGCAGCAGCTCCAGGACTAGGTTATGTGGATCTTCCAAATACACAAATACGGAAG GTTACTGCAAACCGCCTGCTGCAATCTAAGCAGACTATCCCTCACTACTATCTGACAGTTGATAGCCGTGTTGACAAACTTATCAA ATTGCGGAGTGAGTTGAACCCGATGCAGGATGCATCTGGTGGGAAGAAGATATCTATTAATGATCTTGTTATTAAG GCTGCAGCATTGGCTCTTCGTAAGGTTCCTGCCTGTAACAGTTCCTGGATGAATGATTTTATTCGCCA GTATCACAACGTGAACATTAATGTTGCTGTACAGACTGAGCACGGTTTGTTTGTTCCAGTAGTTAGG GACGCAGACAAGAAAGGCTTGGCCACTATTGCTGATGAGGTGAAGCAGTTGGCTCTAAGAGCAAAGGATAACAGTCTAAAACCAGAAGATTATGAG GGTGGCACTTTCACCGTCTCTAATCTGGGAGGCCCTTTCGGAATCAAGCAATTCTGCGCCATCGTAAACCCTCCTCAATCGGCAATCTTGGCCATCGGCTCTG CTGAGAAGAGGGTAGTCCCCGGGGCGGCTGAGGGCCAGTACGAAATCGGGTCCTTCATGTCAGCCACGCTAAGCTGCGACCACCGGGTCATCGACG GTGCCATGGGTGCGGAATGGCTAAAGGCATTCAAGGGCTACCTCGAGGACCCGACGACCATGCTGCTGTAG